The genomic region GTCAGCTTCGCTGGCGAAGGAAACCAGAAAGCAATGCGTCAGTCCGTCGTTGAGACCTTCCGGACTGTTGTTGACGCCAAATTCCAAATCCGCGATCGCGTCAATCATGCTAGGTAGTGCCGCAAACGCATCCACCACCTTCTGGACCTCTTCGGCGCTGCTGGATTCCTTGAAGCCGAACATGACGACATGCCGCAGGACACGATCCGAAGCAGCGGGGTCAGTTCCAGTAGCAGACATCTGGGTTGTGGCGGACACGATGACTCCAAGCAAAAAGACGACAAACAAAGTGGGTTTCATAGCAGGTTCCAATCGATGGCAGGGGCAAAACGCGAATGATTCGCAGGCGGGACGGGTGTTTTGATCAGACGCAATCATGACAGATCCACGGTCCAAAAACGACTAGGCAAAACTGGCAAACTTTAACGACCACGCCCAAAGGGTAGGGCTGGGTCAAGCAAAGCGAGTGTGACAATCAAACTCACAATGCCTTGTGCATCGGTCGAACCAGTTAGTAACGCGCCCACTCATTCGTCCCATTTATTCATGAATTGACTTCCGCCATGTCCGACAACCGCGATGGAGGCCACCCACTCCAGGCTGGAATCATTGTTCTGTTGCTTGTTGGGGGCGGTTGGTACTTTTTTCGAAACTACAACGTCGACGGTCTCGACGGGGTGCGAATCTCCTCGAAAGACAATCGTCCATTCGACGACCTCGAGTCTCCGTTCACGTTCACATCGTCCACCGAAGAAGGCACCACGCGGTATCGCGGTGCTTCAATCCGCGGCGATGACAGTTTGCGTCCCTCGACAGCGAGACCGAGTTCCGACTTCGCTGTTGCATCGGACTTCGAACCTGATCCGATTATTTCAAGCCCAAGTGACATTCACTCGGTCTCACGCGTCAATTCATTATCACGTCGTTCACGATACGCGCCCGCCCAACTGCGAGTCGCGTCGTGGGCATTAGACGGATTCGGCCCAACCAAACTTGCCAGCGACTTGGCTCGGAAAAACCTGGTTCGAGTCATTCGCCAATTCGACGTCATCGCTTTGCAACAAATCTCGTCCCTACAAATGGACTTAGTGCCGCGAATGATTGACGCGATCAACGAGAGTTCGTTAGGTGGCGGCGCACCGTTGTACGACTACGTTTTGGGTCCACCAACCGGTCCCAAGGATCGTGGCGAACAAATGGCGATCCTGTTCAACCCTGCTCGCGTCCGTGTTGATCGCTCGCAAACCTATACGGTGGCGGACCCCGACAACCAAATGACTTACGATCCCTTGGTCGCTTGGTTTCGTGCGGCTGAACCAGACGAAGACCTGGCGTGGACGTTCACCATGGTCAATATTCGCGTTGATCTGAGTCGTGCACCCCGCGAGGTCGCACTGATCAACCAGCTGTTTAAGTCGGTCCGTGAAGATGGGCGTGGCGAGGACGACGTCGTGATCGCTGGTCTCTTTCAAGCCGATGACGCCTACCTGTTACCCGTTGTCGCCGGCCCGCAAATCAGAGCCGCGGTGACCAGTACGCCGACGGACATCTTTGGTCGTCACCAGACCAGCAACCTGCTTTATGACCAAGGCAGCACCGCGGAGGCAATCGGCCGCGGTGGGGTTTACGACTTCTTGCGAGTCTACAACCTGAGTGCGGCACAGGCGCAAGCAGTCTCGAGTTACTTGCCGGTCTACGCCGAGTTCTCGCCCTTGGAAGGGTCCCCGCTTCTACACCAAGCAACCGTCCCCGCAACGACGCCTCGATAAGAAGCCGGCTGCGGTTACTTCTGGAACGTCAAAACGCCGTCCCAGTCCGGCGGTGCGACACGATGATGCTGCAGAATCTTTTGTAGCAAGACATCCTTGGGACGGTCCCATGCTGGAAGCCGATGCAACAGCTCATATGCGTTGTCCCAGTCGCCCGCGATGAATGCGTCCCAGGCTTGCCGTGATTGCTGGAGCTCCGCCTTCGTCAACGTCGGCTGTCCGTCGACCGGCACCACCAATTGATGGATTTCAACCGGCGTTTGGATCCCCGCTACACGTACCAAACCAAGGTAACGCAGCGATAACGAAAACTCCGCGTCGTCAACCGCATGCTCGTCGTACTGCTTCAGCCGCGAAGCGGTTACTTCATCCAACAGGACCTCAACGCCGAAGATCTTAGTGAGTCCTTCCAGCCGGCTTGCCAGATTCACCACCGGTCCAAAAGCGGTAACCTTCACCTGGTCGACCGTACCAATCCGGCCTGCCACAGCCGGGCCCGATGCGATCCCGATGCCGCAGCGGAACTCCGTTTCGCCACCAACGTAGTCACGACGAATGCAAGCGGCAGCTTTGGCGGCGGCTAACGTGGCGGCCACCTTCGGGTCGATGTCGCCAGACAACGGCAATGGCCAGCCCCAAAATCCCATGGCGGCATCGCCATGGAAATCACCGATCACCCCCTCGGTCTCCAAAATGTGTTTCGTCATCACGCCCAACGCGGAACTGACCTGTTCCAGCAACAGCAGCAGCTGATCGCTATGTACTTCCGAAGTCCTCGAAAATCCTCGCAGGTCACAAAACATGACTGACAAATCGCACTCACGAGGCTTCAACCAGCTTTCCGAGTCCGTTCCCGCGATTGCGTCCAAGACCACCGGGGCAAAAAATCGCCGCATCGCTGCGTGGCGATGCTGAAACTGGTTCGCTTGGCGAATGCCCGAGACAAGTGAACCCACGACCTCCGCGAACTTGACGTCATCACTGAGGCGCTCGATCAGTCCATCGGAATCGTCGCCGCCTTGATCGCCGCGTAACACTCCCGCGCGACTTCCCGTTACGTACAACACCCAACCGCGACAAGCATCGCTTCGCAACGGAACGCAAAACGCCCAATCCACATTGGCAGCCGATGTGTATTCCACGTCGCTGCCTGAATCGCTCTGCGAACCACCGTCGTTCCCCTGAGCAGATGGATTCCGACCAGATGGATTCCGACCGAGCGAAGTGGCATCCCACAAGTGAAGCACACTATCGCGACGTTCCAGCGTGGCTGCCACCAATCGAGTACTGACGTCCTCGGCTTGTGGGTCACTGTTGCGAACATCGTAATGCAGCACTTCCAACAGGGCATTGCTGCTCGCCCTTGAGTTGGACGTGGAATCAGACTTTGAGCCCGGTGTGGACTTCACGATTGCCACTGCTGTTGCCGCCGGCGTCGCACGCAAAAGCACGTCCGTGACCCGTGCATACAACTCCTCATCGCCGAGACTTCCATTCACCAAGTCCGGCAACCGGGCTAACAGGTCGATCCGTGTTTGTGTGTCACGGAAATTTCGTTTCCGCAACGACGAGGCGGCAAACGCCATCTCAGTCACTTCACCCATCGCCGGCGGGCTTGTCCAATCGGGCGACTGCGCAGTGTCTTGAACCTCATCCGACGAGGGTGTCAAACCACGTCGCACCGAAATCGGCTTGTTCGAATCTTTGGATGAGCCCGGTGTCTCGACAGTAAACCCAGGACGTTTCGCAAGCGTGAACGTCGTTTGGCCGATCACAAAGTGCTCACCCGGAACCAACACGAAACTCTCGCGTGGCTGGCCTCGATAAAAGATGGGGTTACGACCGCGTGGGTCTTTTGAAACACGAACACGATCCCCTTCCAATACAGTCAACACAGCATGGTGCCGAGAGATCGATGCGTCCCAGGTCACCGCCCACGGAATGGCAGCGACGTGACGACGTTGCGGCTGGTCCGCAGCGATGGCTTTTCCCGCTGAAGTGTCCGCGTAAGTTCCCTTGCCGTCACTCGCAAAAGAGGTTCGTGGTTCTCGTCCCAGCAAAACATCGCGACCAGCAGACAGCTCCGGCATTCCTCGCCGCCAACGTCCCTCGCGATCTCCGCTTTGAGCGATCAGATCGGGCACGATGCTGCTCCTAAAACCGGCGTCGAAACCGTGGCAACGCTCTCTCGATTTCCTTTTGACACCATCGTCCTATGAACCTTCCACTTGGTCAAAAACGAAGGGCTAGGTAACCGGGAATAAACTCGCATGACCAATCCATTATGCTGCAGAACGAGGTTGAATAAACGGCCAAACTCAATCGGCTACCGATGAGCACTCGATCAGCCTACTCTGCGGTATCCACTTGGGCCGATTGAAAGTGACGAGCCCAAATGTTCCGAAAACGCACGGGATTGCCATGGTCCTGGATCTTGATTGGCCCCATTGGTGCGTGAGCCTTGTACGCTGGCGGACGAGCGTAAGGCGTGTCGCCCTTCAATTCAAAATGGTTCAGGATCAGGACGCCGTTGTGCACCGCCGTGATGTATGCCGGTGAAAGCAACTCACCCGATTCATCGAAACGGGGTGCGGTCCAAAAAATGTCGTAGGTGTTCCACTCTCCTGGCGGACGCATCGCGTTCACCGCTGGCGGTGTTTGTTTGTAAATCGCGCCGGCCTGGCCGTCAAAGTAGGTTTTGTTCTGATACGAATCGAGCACCTGAAGTTCGTAGATGCCCATCAAGAAGATGCCACTGTTGCTGCGCTGTTGACCTTTTCGGTTGCCTCCATCCGGACTGGACCATTCCACGTGAACTTGGCAATCACCGAAGACTTCCTTGCTAGCGATGGTGCCCTTACCCGCAACCATCACGCCGTCTTCCACGGTCCACTTTTCACTGTTCTTCCAGTTCTTCAGATCGCCAGGTTCCCGGAAAAGAATGACTGCGTCCGAAGGTGGATCGCTGGAAGTTTCACCGGGTGTCACCACCTTGGGTTCCTTCCATTGGATTCCCGATTGGTATTCTTCCGCGTTCACAACCATGAACGGAGCAAAAACCAAAGCTGCGAACATGACAAGCTTGATCGATCGTTGAATTGGCACAGTGTTGAGTCTTCTAGGCAGGGAGAAATGGGCGGGAGGCTGCAGTGAGCAGCTGAAAGATCCGTGGGCAGCGACCGACGATCCTAATGAGTTGATCAACCGAATCGGCTGGCCCCCATTCTAATCTGCGGCGTGGCGTAACTTCTACCCGCCAATGTCGCTGGTCATGAATTACCCAGGTATCGAAAAAGGTTGTGCGCCACACAAACTTCAAAGTAGCCGGAGTCGCCAGACTTCGGGAATCAATCGAGAAAACAGGCGAACCCGCAAAATGCCTGAACACTGGCGAGTCCAACTACAGGGATTTCACTAGATCCCCAGCTATCCCAGAAGACTAGATTCCCATTTGGGCGAGCATGTCGGCAACGCGTCCCACACTATTGGCTAGCGCCGGATGAGCTTCGCTGAACTGGGAAGTCGCATCGGCAAGTCGATCCGCCAGCGACTTGGAATCCACGTCCGAGCTATCGAGACTTTCTTGAATTTCGTCGACCGCTGCTTGCAACTTCGACCGTTCTTCGGGAGCCAATTCCTCGATCGAGGCGAGTTGCTGATGTAGTTGGTCGAGGGTCTCGTCGAGTTGTGTGCGCATCGTTGATAATCCTGTGTACGAATCCGGTTTCCTTATTGCTAATTGTCCGCGATCCGGCTGCTTCATGCAATCAGTTGCCCCACCCTGGGCGAACCGAAAGAGAGGGGCTACGAAAACCGCCCGTGGAGGCGTTTTCAAGGCGAGGCGAGCTCGACATGTGGAAACCGGATCACAACAACGCTCCAGAATGCCACGACATGCGAATCGCGAAATACCGCGATTGCTCAGCAGCCAACTCCTGAACGGGGCTGACTGGTTTCGAAAGGTGCCCGACTCGGTTTAGCTTCACGACATTCACTGGATCGCTACACCAGTTCCCATCGGGCAACCGTGCTATCGTTCAGGTCAACGTAGTACAACGCGCCATCCGGACCTTGGCTGATCGCGACCACAACGCTGGAACCGGTCGTGAAGGTTTGCACGTTGGTCAACTCGCCATTGGGACCGACGTCCGCGTGCCGCACAATTCCTTGACCGAGGTCATTGAAGAAAACATCGCCTTCGTATTCGCTGCCATAAAGCGTTCCACGATAGACATCACCCATCACGATCGCATTGATGCCATCAGCTTGGTGGTTCAAGGCATATTGAGAAGCGGTGACCGCCACGCTTTGTGCAAAGAACGCCTGGCCCTCCGCCGTGTTGGCATAGCCCTGGTTAATCACGCTGGTTCCACTTCCACCCTCGTAAAAAGGCCATCCGAAGTTCGCACCGGCGCCAGCGGAGTTGATTTCTTCCCACTGTGTCCAACCGACGTCGCCGACAAACAGACGCCCCGTCACCGGATCAACCGACATCCGGAATGGGTTGCGCAAGCCAAGCTGATAAACCTTGGATCGGTTGTCACCGGCGTTGCCATTGTAAAAAGGATTGTCGCTTAAACCCTGGCCGGTCAACGGATCGATCCGAAGTACCTTCCCATTCAAGCTATCAATGTCTTGAACCCGATCCGCTCGTGGATCAACACGGTTGTAGCTCGCACCGTCACCGATCGAAACAAACAGGTTGCCATCGATACCAAACGCAAGAGCCCCCACGGTATGCGATTCACTATCGCTGTTAATGAAATCGTTTAGAAACGAGCCATCGGGGTTCTCCCCCGCTGGCGCCTCGTTGAAATTGGTGGTGCTATTGGCGAAGCCGTTGAAGTTGTCCCATGTGCTGTTGGTCCCCAACAAAACGACCTCGCTACCCGCGACCGCTTCCAAGTATCCCTTGCTGGAATCCGCTGTCACACGGATCAAACGCCCGGCCCGGTTCCCTTTGCCATCGGGCCCCGCAAGCGTCCCACTGGCTTGGTTGTAGACTTCCGGCGGATCGTACGTGAACAACAAATACACATAAGGGTTGTTCTCGAAATCGGGGTGAACGGCAATGTCCATCAACCCACGATCGCGAACTCCGTTGACGATACTAGAAATGTCGATGAACGGCGTGGCAGACACGTTCCCGTTGGCCGCGGTTTTGACAACCCCGCCCTGTTCGGCGATTAGCATCGTTCCATCGGGAAGCCACTCGATCGCAATCGGATTGCTCAAGCCGGAGGCCACCGTCACACTGATGAGTTCGTCGCCGCCAACGACGGGAGGATCGGTCGGAGGCGTGCTGAGATCGAGTTCCCAATTCCGAATACGGTGCGAGTTCTGTGCTCCACCCGTGGCGGCGGTGAATCCGACATAGCCAGTGTTTCCAACCTGACTTTGCAGGTCGACCGTTGTCTTCAGCAGCGCCTCGGTGGGACGCGAATTGGTTTGCGAAACGTAGACAGCCAACACGTTGCTGGTTCCGTTGTAATCCACCCACGCGTAAACCGGCGAACCACTGTTCAGATCAAAATCAGGAATCGCGGTTCGCAAATTGAAGTCGACCGCACCGGCCAGGATCGAAACGTGATTGTTGTTGATGTCTCCCGCACCGGCGTAGGTATCAAACTCAACAGCAATCGACTGAGTGATGCCTTCGTAACCTAGCAAGCTACCCGTTCCACCCAATGCAGCGGTCCCACGCGGATCGTTCTGGATCGTGAACGTCCATCCATCCGCACCGGTGGTCCCGCCCGTGGTTTGAAAGCTAAAGCTAGATCGGAAAGATCCATCACCGGTCAAGTCGATCGGAGTCTCGTAGAACGCACTGCCAGCGAGGTTCGCCCCCGTGGTCGTCAACTCCAGCAAGCTGCCTGTTTGTCTAGCGTCGCCGTTGAGATCCAAACCGGTCACGTTGCTGAAGTTGGCGTAACTCGGCAGATCACTTTCGTCATCGATGATCGAAATCGTGGCCGTTCGCGGGACCAACAAGTTCGCCCCGCCGCCGACATTGTCGATGGTGATATTGAAGGCTTCGTTGCCTTCACTTTGGCTGTCATTGATGATGGGTACGACAATGGACTTGTTTGTCTCACCATCGGCGAAGGTCAGCGTTCCGGTCTGGCGTACATAGTCACTGCCTTCGGTGGCGGTTCCCGCGAACGTGTCGTAATCGACGGTCACGATGCCATCACTGCTACCGGAGCGAATGACATTGACCGTGGCGGTTCCCGCGTCCTCGTCCACGGAAACATTGCTGGTCTGCAAAGCGATCGTTCCAGGGTTAACGCTGCTGGCTCCAAACTGGAAGTAACCGTTACTATGCAGCCATTCTTCTTGTTTGAATCCCGGCGTGACGCCACCGTCTTTCCAAGTCCCCGTCGAATAGACATCCGACGCTTCCGTCTCATACGTCGTCCCATCTAAAACGACCTGCTCGACGCGAAGATTCCGGTCCAGCTCGCCACCGTTGAGATACAGGTCGTTCGAAAACCGAACCCGTACATCGCTGATATCAACCTGTTCCGACGTGCTAAAGTCGTAGCGAACAAACTCGTTGCTTCTGGCGTTGCCACCGATATTGTTCCACGTGTTTGCAAGAGTGCCATCGATCCACAGTTGCATTTGTTCGCTGTTCTCATCACCGGCTGCATAGATAGACAAAGTACTGCCTTGGCTCGGTGGATCCGCGAACTCGAAGTATCCATTGCTGTGAATCCACTCGTTTTGGCGATACCCGGGTGTCGTTCCATCGGCGTCTAACCAGGTCCCAGTTCCAAAGGTCGTTGGGTCTTCCGCTTCTATCGTTGTGAAGTTAACGGTCACCGAGTCAATTCGTAGATTGCGATCGAAACCTTCCGAGGGGATGAAAAGATCGTTTGTAAACCAGATTCGAATATCACCAGGCGTCGCGTCATCACCGCCGTTATATGTGTAAGTGACGAACTCGCGGTCTTGAGCGTCGCCACCAATGTTGTTCCAGGTCTGAACAATATTGCCGTTGATTTCCAACTGCATTTGCTCCTCGCCGGTCGTGCCCGCCGCTCGGATGGTGATGGGCAACACCATGTCGACTCGTTGCAGGTTTTCAATGCTGGCGATCAGGTCAGTCTCGATCGAACCGGTAGCCAGTTCGAAGTTCCAGTCACCGCCCAAACGACTCGCACCGGTCGCATCGGTAGAACCTGCCACATCGGCGCCACTCAATTTCGCCAGCACTTGCAGGAACTCACCACCTTCGGTTCCGGCAGCCACTTCGCAGCCATAGATCAAGATGTCCGCGTCTTCGGTCAGATGATTCGCCCAACCTTGAATCGCACCGGCGAATGACTCCAACGATGCTCGGTCAATAATCTGCCCGCCGAGTTGAACTTGGCCAGATTGGCCATGAGACAACACATGGATTGCCGAGACGTTACCGCGTGCCCGGATTGCCGCATCGATTTGCTGAAGCGGTGAGCTGGTTGAATCAATCAACACCAACTCCACGCCACGCCGGATCAAACCCGTGATCTGGCTTTCGTCCTGAATCTCCGAATCCACAAATGCAATTTCAGTAATCTGCATCTCGGCGACTGCTCCAGCTCCGGCAGCCTGATCAGCCGCTACGGTTCCTGATCCCTGCTGCGTGTGACCAACCCCACCTTCAGCAACCCCACCTGCAGCAGCAGCGGCCCCAACTTCGGCACCCGCATCGCCAGCGAGCATCAATCGGGGTTCCAGCGGTGATAACGCCCAATCATTTCGCCGCCGAGCTACGTGGCTGCTTTTCGCTGTGTTTTTTGAGTCGGAAGTCGATATCAGGCGACGAAGAAGCGAACGTTTCATGCGGGAACCCCAGGCGAATAGCACGATAAAACCGGTAGAATCGCTGCCATCCTAAACACCCGGAACGCCGCCGCAAGCTTCCTAGGTTAACATTTGTGCCGGTATCGCTTCCCATCGCGAAACGACATGACGCCAAAAACATCGTGAATTCCGCTTCCTGCAACCATTCGGGACTACGAACGGACCCCCAGGAAAGAAGAGGAAATCGCGTAGCACCACCCAAACAAATCCCGGCAAACTCGGATTCACTAGGTCAGTAAAGCGACCTCGATCTCCAAGCCAGGACCGAAGCCCAGCATGATCCAAGGCCGGGGAACATCGGCTTCTTGGAAGCGTTTCAAAACCGCCCCCAGGGTCGCCGATGACATATTGCCATGTTCCCGGAGCACTTCACGCGAGACTGCCAACTGGTCCTCGGCTAGCCCCAACGAAGTCTGTACCGCCTGCAGAATTCGGACGCCGCCCGGATGAACCGCCCAACCTCCAATCGACTCGATCGTTTGGCCATTCTGCGCCAACCACTCCGTCATGTACGCAAGCAAATTCTCTTCGATCAATCGTGGCACGGCGGCACTCAGCGTCATCTCAAAACCATGATCGCCGATCTTCCAAGTCATCTCATCGCGACTGTTTGGAATCAAACAGGAGCCAGTCGCTTGGATCATTGCCACGGTGGACGTTTCCGAATCAGTGGCAACCGCATTGGGACCATCACTGCCAACGACAACCACCCCGGCAGCACCGTCGGCGAACAACGATCCCGATACGATTCGTTGTGCATCATAACCGTACTGGTAATGCAAACTGCATAGTTCAATACAAACAATCAAAACACATGAATTCGGATCCGCTGCAACCAACCCACGGGCCGTCCGCAACGCGTTGACCAACGCATGGCAGCCCATGAACCCGACTTGAACTCGCTG from Neorhodopirellula lusitana harbors:
- a CDS encoding Dabb family protein codes for the protein MKPTLFVVFLLGVIVSATTQMSATGTDPAASDRVLRHVVMFGFKESSSAEEVQKVVDAFAALPSMIDAIADLEFGVNNSPEGLNDGLTHCFLVSFASEADRETYLPHPAHKAFVEVLKPHLEKVVVIDYWNK
- a CDS encoding deoxyribonuclease I; protein product: MSDNRDGGHPLQAGIIVLLLVGGGWYFFRNYNVDGLDGVRISSKDNRPFDDLESPFTFTSSTEEGTTRYRGASIRGDDSLRPSTARPSSDFAVASDFEPDPIISSPSDIHSVSRVNSLSRRSRYAPAQLRVASWALDGFGPTKLASDLARKNLVRVIRQFDVIALQQISSLQMDLVPRMIDAINESSLGGGAPLYDYVLGPPTGPKDRGEQMAILFNPARVRVDRSQTYTVADPDNQMTYDPLVAWFRAAEPDEDLAWTFTMVNIRVDLSRAPREVALINQLFKSVREDGRGEDDVVIAGLFQADDAYLLPVVAGPQIRAAVTSTPTDIFGRHQTSNLLYDQGSTAEAIGRGGVYDFLRVYNLSAAQAQAVSSYLPVYAEFSPLEGSPLLHQATVPATTPR
- a CDS encoding adenylate/guanylate cyclase domain-containing protein, translated to MPDLIAQSGDREGRWRRGMPELSAGRDVLLGREPRTSFASDGKGTYADTSAGKAIAADQPQRRHVAAIPWAVTWDASISRHHAVLTVLEGDRVRVSKDPRGRNPIFYRGQPRESFVLVPGEHFVIGQTTFTLAKRPGFTVETPGSSKDSNKPISVRRGLTPSSDEVQDTAQSPDWTSPPAMGEVTEMAFAASSLRKRNFRDTQTRIDLLARLPDLVNGSLGDEELYARVTDVLLRATPAATAVAIVKSTPGSKSDSTSNSRASSNALLEVLHYDVRNSDPQAEDVSTRLVAATLERRDSVLHLWDATSLGRNPSGRNPSAQGNDGGSQSDSGSDVEYTSAANVDWAFCVPLRSDACRGWVLYVTGSRAGVLRGDQGGDDSDGLIERLSDDVKFAEVVGSLVSGIRQANQFQHRHAAMRRFFAPVVLDAIAGTDSESWLKPRECDLSVMFCDLRGFSRTSEVHSDQLLLLLEQVSSALGVMTKHILETEGVIGDFHGDAAMGFWGWPLPLSGDIDPKVAATLAAAKAAACIRRDYVGGETEFRCGIGIASGPAVAGRIGTVDQVKVTAFGPVVNLASRLEGLTKIFGVEVLLDEVTASRLKQYDEHAVDDAEFSLSLRYLGLVRVAGIQTPVEIHQLVVPVDGQPTLTKAELQQSRQAWDAFIAGDWDNAYELLHRLPAWDRPKDVLLQKILQHHRVAPPDWDGVLTFQK
- a CDS encoding 3-keto-disaccharide hydrolase, which gives rise to MPIQRSIKLVMFAALVFAPFMVVNAEEYQSGIQWKEPKVVTPGETSSDPPSDAVILFREPGDLKNWKNSEKWTVEDGVMVAGKGTIASKEVFGDCQVHVEWSSPDGGNRKGQQRSNSGIFLMGIYELQVLDSYQNKTYFDGQAGAIYKQTPPAVNAMRPPGEWNTYDIFWTAPRFDESGELLSPAYITAVHNGVLILNHFELKGDTPYARPPAYKAHAPMGPIKIQDHGNPVRFRNIWARHFQSAQVDTAE
- a CDS encoding DUF4404 family protein yields the protein MRTQLDETLDQLHQQLASIEELAPEERSKLQAAVDEIQESLDSSDVDSKSLADRLADATSQFSEAHPALANSVGRVADMLAQMGI
- a CDS encoding DUF4347 domain-containing protein; amino-acid sequence: MKRSLLRRLISTSDSKNTAKSSHVARRRNDWALSPLEPRLMLAGDAGAEVGAAAAAGGVAEGGVGHTQQGSGTVAADQAAGAGAVAEMQITEIAFVDSEIQDESQITGLIRRGVELVLIDSTSSPLQQIDAAIRARGNVSAIHVLSHGQSGQVQLGGQIIDRASLESFAGAIQGWANHLTEDADILIYGCEVAAGTEGGEFLQVLAKLSGADVAGSTDATGASRLGGDWNFELATGSIETDLIASIENLQRVDMVLPITIRAAGTTGEEQMQLEINGNIVQTWNNIGGDAQDREFVTYTYNGGDDATPGDIRIWFTNDLFIPSEGFDRNLRIDSVTVNFTTIEAEDPTTFGTGTWLDADGTTPGYRQNEWIHSNGYFEFADPPSQGSTLSIYAAGDENSEQMQLWIDGTLANTWNNIGGNARSNEFVRYDFSTSEQVDISDVRVRFSNDLYLNGGELDRNLRVEQVVLDGTTYETEASDVYSTGTWKDGGVTPGFKQEEWLHSNGYFQFGASSVNPGTIALQTSNVSVDEDAGTATVNVIRSGSSDGIVTVDYDTFAGTATEGSDYVRQTGTLTFADGETNKSIVVPIINDSQSEGNEAFNITIDNVGGGANLLVPRTATISIIDDESDLPSYANFSNVTGLDLNGDARQTGSLLELTTTGANLAGSAFYETPIDLTGDGSFRSSFSFQTTGGTTGADGWTFTIQNDPRGTAALGGTGSLLGYEGITQSIAVEFDTYAGAGDINNNHVSILAGAVDFNLRTAIPDFDLNSGSPVYAWVDYNGTSNVLAVYVSQTNSRPTEALLKTTVDLQSQVGNTGYVGFTAATGGAQNSHRIRNWELDLSTPPTDPPVVGGDELISVTVASGLSNPIAIEWLPDGTMLIAEQGGVVKTAANGNVSATPFIDISSIVNGVRDRGLMDIAVHPDFENNPYVYLLFTYDPPEVYNQASGTLAGPDGKGNRAGRLIRVTADSSKGYLEAVAGSEVVLLGTNSTWDNFNGFANSTTNFNEAPAGENPDGSFLNDFINSDSESHTVGALAFGIDGNLFVSIGDGASYNRVDPRADRVQDIDSLNGKVLRIDPLTGQGLSDNPFYNGNAGDNRSKVYQLGLRNPFRMSVDPVTGRLFVGDVGWTQWEEINSAGAGANFGWPFYEGGSGTSVINQGYANTAEGQAFFAQSVAVTASQYALNHQADGINAIVMGDVYRGTLYGSEYEGDVFFNDLGQGIVRHADVGPNGELTNVQTFTTGSSVVVAISQGPDGALYYVDLNDSTVARWELV
- a CDS encoding type III polyketide synthase, which encodes MTAPKMPTATILAVASVVPELSADLGFTTAAAQAMSCDNEGQAAKVAKLYRRTGVQTRGSVLLEREVATDAVSQSFYPPLADGTCGPTTRERNERFALDAPQLAIQAGADALESSGCQASEVTHLITVTCTGFYAPGIDVDLIETLHLPATTQRVQVGFMGCHALVNALRTARGLVAADPNSCVLIVCIELCSLHYQYGYDAQRIVSGSLFADGAAGVVVVGSDGPNAVATDSETSTVAMIQATGSCLIPNSRDEMTWKIGDHGFEMTLSAAVPRLIEENLLAYMTEWLAQNGQTIESIGGWAVHPGGVRILQAVQTSLGLAEDQLAVSREVLREHGNMSSATLGAVLKRFQEADVPRPWIMLGFGPGLEIEVALLT